From the genome of Methanoregula boonei 6A8:
ACGTCGGGACCTCCGGCTCCCGGTGTGAGTATGCCCTTGAGGAAAAGAAGGCAAAAGCGGCGCTCGATAACGGCGCCGATGCCATCATGGACCTTTCCACCGGGGGGGACCTTGTTGCGATCCGCAAAAAAATGCTTGCCCTTGATACCACGGTCGGGACGGTGCCGGTGTACGAGGCGGTGCGCCGGGCGGGAAACGCTGCCGATGTGGATGCCGACCTGCTCTTTAAGGTCATCCGGGAGCACTGCAAACAGGGCGTGGATTTCCTCACCCTCCACTGCGGGGTGAACCGGCAGGCGCTCGATGCCCTGAAGCTCGACCCGCGCCTGATGGGGGTGGTGAGCCGGGGCGGGACATTCCATTGTGCAATGATGATGCTCCGGGACGAGGAGAACCCGCTTTTTTCGGAGTTCGACTACCTGCTGGAGATCCTCGCAGAACACGATGTCACCATCAGCCTCGGGGACGGGATGCGGCCCGGCTGCCTGCAGGACGCGGGAAAACTTGCCAAATCCGTGGAGTACGTGACGCTCGGGACGCTTGCACAGCGTGCCCTTGCCGCGGGCGTCCAGCGGATGATCGAGGGACCGGGGCACATGCCCTATGACCAGGTGGGCTACAACGTGCGGATGATAAAAGAGATCACCGCCCATGCGCCGCTCTACCTGCTCGGCCCCATCGTCACCGACATCGCGCCAGGCTACGACCACGTTGTCGCGGCCATCGGCGGGGCGGAGGCCTGCCGGAACGGGGCTGACTTCCTCTGCATGGTCTCTCCCAGCGAACACCTCGCTCTTCCGGACGTTGAGGATATCATCGAAGGAACCCGGATCGCAAAGATCGCGGCGCATGTAGGCGATACCGTCCGGCGGCACGAAGGATACCGGATGGAACGCGAGGTGCAGATGGCAGAGGCCCGGCACGATCTTGACTGGGACGCCCAGTTCCGGCTGGCACTCTATGGCGATCACGCAAAGGCGATCCATGTCCGGGACGGGGACACGGACACCTGCTCGATGTGCGGGGACCTCTGTGCGATCAAGATGGTGCGGGAACTCTTCGAAGGTGCAGCCTCAAAGAAGAAAGAATAAGCCGATTTTTTTCGCGTCCGGAAGGTACGCCGGACACATTTTTTACCGGTCAGAGGAATATAAGCGGGTGGAGCTCGGACTCCTGCCCGCAGCCGGATTTTATCCGCTGTATGATTGCCAGTTCGTTCCTGAGCCCGAGCTCGCGGCTGAACCGCTCGGCCTGTTCGAGCTTGTCAGCTGTGGACGCGTACCTGTCCGGGAAGGAGTCCGGCGCTGCATGGAAGAGGAGCGCTTCTGAGAGGAATGTCTGGACAATGCCCCAGTGCGAGGAGATCTGGCAATAGATCTCAAACGCATTCTGGAATTTTGTGTCAAGGTCCCGGGGGAACGGTTTTTTGCACTTTTGGAATGCCACGCGTGCACATTCGCATTCCCCGATAAGGCAGTGGGCAAACCAGTTGACACTCCGCACCCTCTGGGCCACGGTCTTTGCCTCATCGTATGCTGCCGCCGCTTGTGCGCACGCTTTTTCTGCCTCCGCCGGGCCGGAAAGGAACGCCCGGGCCCGGAACAGCTCGGCCCGTTCGGGCAGGAGCATGACCAGGCCCCGCATCATCCCGTTGCGATAGATCTCTTCTGCCGTGTCGTAGTACCCGGAGGCCTCGTCAGACTTCCCGGAAAGGCGGCATGCCGTCCCGGTCCTCCGCAGGATATCGGCCCGCAGCTCGGCGACATCCGGGTTGGTCCTGGCCGGGTCCGCTTTTCCGCAGAGCTCGAGCGCCTGGACAAACCGGGCCGGTGAGGACGTGGGTGCATAATCCCCGCAGAGCAGCTCGACCTCGCCGGCGCCAAGGAGCCCTTTTGCCCTGAGGAGGGGATCGGCATCCCGGATCCGGAGAAGTTCAAGATATGCCTCTTTTGCCCCGGTAAGGTCATTGAGGTGGAGCAGGATACGGCCTTTGGTGATCCGGGATTCCGACAAAAGGGCCGGAAGAGCCAGGCCCTGCTGTTCTGCCAGGGCCACACCCCGGACAAATGCCTCGTATGCCTCCTGGTACTGGTTGAGTATCGTGAAAAAATCCGCGTACCACAGAAAAAACCGGGCCTCCCGCTCTTCGACCGGCCCGGTGGCTACAAACCGCAGGAAGTTCCGGGCCACCATGCTGTCAATGTCGCTCTCCGGGATCTTTCCTGCATAGATGTCATCGTAGATCCCTTCGAGGTAGTCGCCGATCGCATTGCTGTTCCCGAGGATCTTCTGGAATGCCGAGTACGCGGCTTCGATCTGGTGGCTCCGCTCTGTCCGTTCCCCTACCGCGGAGATAAATCTCGGGTGGGGAAGGGCGGCGTTCTCCCCATCACCCATACGGCTGAGTTCGTGGAGCAGAACAGTCAGGTCAAGAAGGCCCTCGTGGGGCTTGTCCCGGCACTTGATAAGGATGTACTTGTTGAAGATCCACGGGCGGCGGATGTAATAGTAGGGATTAGTCCGCTCGCTTCCCGCCCGGGCAAGGATCCCCCGCCCGATCAGGAGTTCCAGCCTTTTCCTGAGGGCCGATTCGGTGATGGCCCGGTCTTTGTGGCCCTCCTGTTCCCCCGCGGCCTCCGGTAAATTTACCCGCTCAAGGATCTGCCGGAGGTGCAGGGGACCATCGTACAGGGTGAGGAGGGTCTCTTTTGCAGCCCCCGAGAGATCAGGCTCTTCCTCTACCATCCTCCGGAATGTTGCCTGATCGGGATACATAGCACTAGTACCTGATTACGCAGAGGTTGTATAAAGCGCCATCCCGACCCTGGAAGTCCTGAATTTATAAGGGCGGACGGAAAAGATCCCGCATTTTCTTTCCAAACCACCCTCGTTTTTATATATTCACCTGCAAAATGCCTCCTTACTCAATCGCAGAGGTAAAGAAGATGGAGATCTCTCAAACAGTATCACAGGGAATCATCATCGTAACTCCCGCAGGATGGCTCGACACCGCCTCATCAGAGGAGTTTTTGAAGTACTGCACAGCCCTGCCGAAAGCCCCGGTTATTCTCGATCTTTCGGGTCTCAGCTACGTGAGCAGTATTGGTCT
Proteins encoded in this window:
- the thiC gene encoding phosphomethylpyrimidine synthase ThiC, with amino-acid sequence MFVMDMLIRSCSSGIPAVVAEAARAEGMDAERMARRIAAGRIVIPANPARRHRPCAIGQGCTVKVNVNVGTSGSRCEYALEEKKAKAALDNGADAIMDLSTGGDLVAIRKKMLALDTTVGTVPVYEAVRRAGNAADVDADLLFKVIREHCKQGVDFLTLHCGVNRQALDALKLDPRLMGVVSRGGTFHCAMMMLRDEENPLFSEFDYLLEILAEHDVTISLGDGMRPGCLQDAGKLAKSVEYVTLGTLAQRALAAGVQRMIEGPGHMPYDQVGYNVRMIKEITAHAPLYLLGPIVTDIAPGYDHVVAAIGGAEACRNGADFLCMVSPSEHLALPDVEDIIEGTRIAKIAAHVGDTVRRHEGYRMEREVQMAEARHDLDWDAQFRLALYGDHAKAIHVRDGDTDTCSMCGDLCAIKMVRELFEGAASKKKE
- a CDS encoding STAS domain-containing protein, whose protein sequence is MPPYSIAEVKKMEISQTVSQGIIIVTPAGWLDTASSEEFLKYCTALPKAPVILDLSGLSYVSSIGLRALLQFGKEQRQRGADVVIAGSKGFVHSVLRMSGFDQLFLMYSSAADAIQAIAGPATKVPDA